Part of the Synechococcus sp. HK01-R genome is shown below.
CCAGGCTGAAAGGCATGGCGCAGCAAGACCCGAAAGCCTGGAATCTCCAGCCGCTCCGGCCTGAGATAAGAGGCAAACAACACCAGGCGTGCCCAACCGCGTCGACGGTTGACCAGGCTGTCTTCGAGGGGTTCGTCGCCACGATCTCGGGCGTGGAACAACAACGGGGTGGGATCGGTTTCGAACACCGCAGGAGGGTCAGCCCCAATCCCGACCAAGGCATCCGTCACGAGCAAGGCTCCGGACGGGCGATGCAGACAGCTGATCTCCTGGAAACGTCCAACGCCCAAATCCAGGGGGCCAAGGGAGATCCACTGGCACACATCACCATGGGGAACCCCGTCATCGAGCAAAACCTTGGTGCGATGGGCCGGCACCCCTAACAAGCTGAGGGGCAACGGCAAGGGGAAACTCCACTGGCCAGGGCACACCCACAAAGTGGCGTCAGGGAAAGCACGAGCCAGGGGAGCGAGAGGAAGTTTGTGCTCCAAGCCCGAGGCGGTGGGCAACACAATGGTGAGCACGGGGCCATGGTGCGCCTCCAAAGCCCGGATCCCGGCGCAAAGCTCGGCGGTGGGCGGAAGCGGGTTGATCAGCATCAGTCCCCCCGGCACCTTCACAACGGTGAGGCGAATCGGAACGGCCACGTAATAGATGCCCTGGAGCTGCTCAAAACTCCAGACCTGACCGGGGATCAGCTCCTCGACATAGGTGGCGCGCCGGCCGTAGGGATACAGAGGCAGCAGCGGCCAGAACCCCCAGTACTGGTCGGCACGACTATTCATTGCCAAGCCTCTCGCGCACCCTGGATTCGATAGCTCCAGACCCATGATCACAGGTCTTGATCACCGATCGAGCACCCGCAGCGCCAGCTCAGTTTCAGACGAGCCCAGAACCAAGAATCAAGGTGCAAACCAGGATCGAAATTTCTAGAGTCACCAAACTGATTCTTCCCAAGAGTGCGACGTCTTGCCCTAGCCCTGACTGCGATCTCGGCACTGACCCCTCAAGTCGCATTGGCCCAAATGGACCATCACCATGGACATCACGGCCATGGGATGCATCACGCAGAACCTGCAAACACGAAAGAGGCAGCACCCACCCATTCCGGCAACCATCAGCACCATGCCCATGGCATGGGACCAGCAGGCAGCACCTACGACCTGCGCTTTATCGATGGCATGGTCGAGCATCACACCGGGGCGTTGCGGATGAGTGAGTACGTCTTCAACATCGGCGCCCCTGGGGTGGGGGCGTTGGCAAACAGCATCTGGAACGAGCAGGCCCGTGAGATCAAGGCGATGCGCCAATGGCGCAAAGCCTGGTATCCGGATGCACCGGTTTATCCCGTGGCATTGCGCCCTAACGGGGACCCCAACTCCATGGCAGATCTGGTGCGCATGAGTCCTGATGTGATTGCCGCGATGCGCATGTCGGGAACGAAGCCAACGCGCGACAACAGGGTGCAGTGGTTCTTAGAGGGAATGATTGAGCACCATGGAGGCGCACTTCAGATGGCCCATGAGGCTCGGCAAAACTCCACCAACCCCACCGTCCTTCGCCTGGCGCGCGAGATCATCGTCGCCCAGCGCAAAGAGATCATCGAACTCCGCAAGATGCTGCAAAGCGGAGGACTGAATAAGCCGGACTACTACAAATTTGATGGCCTTTTCGCGCTGTGAAAGCAATCACTTTTAATGCCTTCACCACAACGATGATGGGATGGATCTCCATCTCATTCGCCCTCGTCGCTGCTTTCGTTGTCCATCCCATGGCCAGCCATGCTCACAGCAAAGGCATCTACCAATCCAAAGCTGACGCGCAACAACGTGCCAGTGAGATTGGTTGCAATACGCTGCATCAGAACAACGGAAAGTGGATGCCCTGCGCAGATGAGCGTAAACTCCACCGCCAACTTCGCAAGCAATGAACCAACGACCGCTTTCACGGCGAGCACGCAAAGTTCACCGTTGGCTGGTTCCAATCGCCGCTGTTCCGTTGCTGATCACCGCAGGCACGGGATCTCTCTACAGCTTGCTCTTGGAGCAAGACATTGATGCCTTCTGGCTGCTGAAGATCCACA
Proteins encoded:
- a CDS encoding DUF3721 domain-containing protein, translated to MASHAHSKGIYQSKADAQQRASEIGCNTLHQNNGKWMPCADERKLHRQLRKQ
- a CDS encoding DUF4336 domain-containing protein gives rise to the protein MNSRADQYWGFWPLLPLYPYGRRATYVEELIPGQVWSFEQLQGIYYVAVPIRLTVVKVPGGLMLINPLPPTAELCAGIRALEAHHGPVLTIVLPTASGLEHKLPLAPLARAFPDATLWVCPGQWSFPLPLPLSLLGVPAHRTKVLLDDGVPHGDVCQWISLGPLDLGVGRFQEISCLHRPSGALLVTDALVGIGADPPAVFETDPTPLLFHARDRGDEPLEDSLVNRRRGWARLVLFASYLRPERLEIPGFRVLLRHAFQPGLRSARAHFGVYPFAWQEGWQQAASALMGQQSPRLQVAPVLERLVLPRARTALIQWLEQLERLPELRWLVPAHYSAPLPFGLAQVGQLRAELLKRPWAPSDGNWQFLGDLDRQLLQLGLVPEDPSIG
- a CDS encoding DUF305 domain-containing protein, with the translated sequence MRRLALALTAISALTPQVALAQMDHHHGHHGHGMHHAEPANTKEAAPTHSGNHQHHAHGMGPAGSTYDLRFIDGMVEHHTGALRMSEYVFNIGAPGVGALANSIWNEQAREIKAMRQWRKAWYPDAPVYPVALRPNGDPNSMADLVRMSPDVIAAMRMSGTKPTRDNRVQWFLEGMIEHHGGALQMAHEARQNSTNPTVLRLAREIIVAQRKEIIELRKMLQSGGLNKPDYYKFDGLFAL